Within Carassius carassius chromosome 8, fCarCar2.1, whole genome shotgun sequence, the genomic segment CAGCTAAAGATGAACACCGCACTGCTTTCTTTGGAGAGGATGTTCATATTCCAGTGCCAGCTTTAGACACAACTGAGGTGTTGTTCAAGCCAAGGTTGGATCCGCTGTCAGAGCGGGTTCTCCTGCGAGACGGGAAAATTCTGGACTCCAGAGCTAAACTGAACGTGCACATCAGCCAACTGATCCTGGAGGATGTGGGCGAGGAGGATGAGGGCACATACGTGGTGAAGAACTCTGCAGCCCCAGCTGATGTCAGGCGAATCATTCTCATAGTTAGAGGTAGAAGTTACAATACCACTATATGAATACTTGCTCAGTTCATTATCTCATTATAGACTGACGGCAGGATAGAGTTCACTCAGCAAAAGGCTTTCTAAAAGGATGAACAGCTATTATGGTCAGTACATGTTATGAATCCATCTATCAATTAAAACTAATTAagattttttgatgtttttgtagGAAGTCTCTTAGGTTTCAGCAAGGCAGCATTAATTGGATCAGTGAAATATTACTGAAATGTAAAACTGTGTTTtactttaatatattgtaaataatgtattcctgtgatcaaacaCAATTACACTTACTTCAGCAattacacattaaattgatcaagattGACAGTACAGACATATTATAAAAGATTTctctatcaaataaatgtaacagatgtatcaaagaatcctgaaaatctTGATTGAATTATTCAGAATGATTAATATACTTTTGTTTCTTAGTGTGTAGTCAAAGAAGCAGCACAGTTAGCAGCGGTTGTTTAATTTCATAATTCAGCTAGATGACTCTagctttaatgtgtttttaatctgtTTTTCTTCTAGACTGTGCACTAGAGACTGTGGTGAAATATGGAGAGGTGTATCATATCCCAATCAACCCTTCGATTGgaccatacacccttgagttcaGGCCTGGAGCTCACACTCCAGTTAACCAGACCACAGAGGTGCCGCCTGTGCTGCTTCTCAACCAGACCGGCATCCCCACGCAAGAGTACGAGGACCGCCTCACCGTGGGCGAGAAGAGGGTCAACCTCCTTTTGGTGACAGGAGCCGATGAGGGCAGCTACACAGTCGTGGACAGTGATGAAAAAGTCCGATTGAGAGCCTGCCTTAAtgtgaaaggtaaaaaaaacaaatcagtgtttttgagTACATTAAATGAGGTGACTGTTTCAGTATTTGATAGATGACAAAGCCTTATGTTcggttcgttcaccaaaatgattcgttcagattcattcactgattcgttcagtgaccatttcttcatattacacaaaatatgccagcaggtggcgcaaaagagtgtcttatgtgttatgtcttaagtcaacaaaCGTAgtcacttgtgacaaaaactgatttggattttttaaaatgtgtgcataaacgcattcaatatataaagtctaaataagttgttcagatgaacaaagcacaaggttttcttgcataattaacatttaaattgtttggtcagacggttcatatattatatattcacattcataaatcggggattaaacgtggagttatgatctgtatgctaaatatgaaaacaagcgtatgtgcacagtacctataactgcgttttgcgagattgacatgacccggtttactctcattcatttcgttcacaaacgagataagctatgtaccagttaaTTTCATTCACAAGTGAgggttcattcaactcgttcacgaatgataagatctctcgatctcgttcagactcatgaAACTCTTTgagtgaagggcgtattcgttcattacattcaacaaatcacatgctccgtcacatgtCATACTCGAaagctattggctcgaggttgagtaactctttgacaggatgaaaccgtTAACAGAGCtacccggttcaccgagctgTGCATGAGCTGCTAATAGTGCCGCGCTGCTGTGGaaggaggaacttcagtgaacgagaaatatgagacAGTGAACGAGAACGAAACATttacctaaaagattcgttcaaaaagaacgattcgttcacgaacaacACATCACTAGTGACTAATGTGTCGCAGTCTTAAAATAGTATAAAAGCACAAAAAGGGAAGTGGAAGAAGAAGTAACAAAGGGAAGACAGAGAATAAAGGCTCACAAAATAGGATACATGATCTACACATACTCAGACTTTAGACTATCAGTAATAATTTTGGTCCACATTGCAGCTTATTCTGACCAAGAACCATCCACTTATACAGAAAAAGACCAAATAATCATATAAAGTGAAAACCTCAATTTAATGTGACATTTTGGCAGGATCAATCTAAAATCAACTGAAAAGAACAGATAATGAGTACTAGCGCACGGGTGGTGATACAGTATTGACGTTCTAGTGTCTCTACATCAAATAATTTCTTGAGTCTTACAATTAAAGTAAAACATCCGCTGGTTATTGAAGGAATAAACCATGAGTCTTtgcattgcaattttttttaataatcaaaaaaataataaaaagtagtaAAAAGACGCCAGTGCTTAATTAATACTTATTATTACCAATAGTAATAAGATAAAaaccatattatattatattatattatattatattatattatattatattatattatattatattatattatattatattatattatattatctacaataatttaaattaatttattaattaataattataattaacaataatgttatattatagtaatgttattaacaatatattaatatgtataattatgtcaagtattataatttattagtaTTACTGTTGGCTGTTTGTTGGTGCGTGTGTGTAaacgtatataatatataatattctaaatatatttttatatattagttGTATATAATATTActtataaattgtgtgtgtgtatatatatatatatatatatatatatatatataaaatattaaattgtgtttatataatattatatattacacaaTAATAGagcaaaattatataattatgtattattattaatattattaaaaaaaaaataataatctgatcTATCAATTTTGCCAAgtattataattcattattacTGTTGGTGGTTTGCAGGTACATAGCAATTTTGTGCATTAATTCAacgttcaataataataataataataataataatatgtttgatTTTTATAGTGCCTTTTCAAGAAACCAAGGACGTTTCACAAAATAATACAAGCAGTTGGCAAAAGAAAAAAGTGTATAACCTTTCCTTTCCATATCACAGACCACCAGATCTTTGAGCACCTGAATTATGGTGAAACCTTGAAGATCAAGCTTCACGTGGACCACACCAAAGTCAAAATGGTCTACATCCCAGACATTGACCACAAGGAACGACTCATCATGGACCAGGGGGAGCTGACGGCACCTGTCGACTCTGTTCTCGATGGTCGAGCGTCTGTGGAAGGATCCATGTTCTACCTGAAGAAGGTCAAAGTCGGTGACATGGGTGTCTTTCGTGTGATGGACTCTTTCGGCTTCCGCATAGCTGACGTCTACCTTCACGTGCAGCGTGAGTAGAGAATTTAAGAAGTTACTGTTGACTGAGTTTGGATCTGGCTTCAATAACTTTCACTCTGAGGTCTGTGCACCCATGATCCTCTTTTCTCTCATAACAGCCTATAAGC encodes:
- the LOC132144847 gene encoding uncharacterized protein LOC132144847, with translation MAAFLIVLLYSKDEHRTAFFGEDVHIPVPALDTTEVLFKPRLDPLSERVLLRDGKILDSRAKLNVHISQLILEDVGEEDEGTYVVKNSAAPADVRRIILIVRDCALETVVKYGEVYHIPINPSIGPYTLEFRPGAHTPVNQTTEVPPVLLLNQTGIPTQEYEDRLTVGEKRVNLLLVTGADEGSYTVVDSDEKVRLRACLNVKDHQIFEHLNYGETLKIKLHVDHTKVKMVYIPDIDHKERLIMDQGELTAPVDSVLDGRASVEGSMFYLKKVKVGDMGVFRVMDSFGFRIADVYLHVQPYKLPQLYVAIISLLSLLAFLLLVCLLSCLIKVHRRAERARKIALIAQQAGKGDGEAFRQVVHEVYTRFSEEPTLQSTWENNTESTEVEIKGLEVSKPGQYQALQSEKNFSEMNDSGVEFNSSALPLDSDTDVPDYLASQKFLLESETLAGVPPAISEGDHSATRTPDSLLSASPVVQPKSAPQIDGDLIGVTTPEETTKADDLDAKTSKDPSPNSEKALDPSNGTTT